One Streptomyces fagopyri DNA window includes the following coding sequences:
- the ndk gene encoding nucleoside-diphosphate kinase, producing the protein MSQRTLVLLKPDTVRRGLTGEIISRIERKAGWQITALELRTLDQDTLEQHYGEHKGKPFYEPLVEFMASGPVVALVVEGDRVIEGVRALAGPTDPIAAAPGSIRGDFGVIVRENLIHASDSEESAERELKIFFPGRD; encoded by the coding sequence GTGAGCCAGCGCACCCTCGTCCTCCTCAAGCCCGACACCGTCCGTCGTGGCCTGACCGGCGAGATCATCAGCCGCATCGAGCGCAAGGCCGGCTGGCAGATCACCGCGCTGGAGCTGCGGACGCTGGACCAGGACACGCTGGAGCAGCACTACGGCGAGCACAAGGGCAAGCCGTTCTACGAGCCGCTGGTCGAGTTCATGGCGTCCGGCCCGGTCGTGGCGCTGGTCGTCGAGGGCGATCGGGTCATCGAAGGGGTGCGGGCGCTGGCCGGCCCCACCGACCCCATCGCCGCCGCCCCCGGCTCCATCCGTGGTGACTTCGGCGTCATCGTCCGCGAGAACCTGATCCACGCCTCGGACTCCGAGGAGTCCGCCGAGCGCGAGCTGAAGATCTTCTTCCCCGGCCGCGACTGA
- a CDS encoding rod shape-determining protein has product MSFIGRDMAVDLGTANTLVYVRGRGIVLNEPSVVAINTNTGGILAVGAEAKKMIGRTPGNIVAVRPLKDGVIADFEITERMLRYFILKIHKRRYLARPRVVVCVPSGITGVERRAVIEASSQAGARQVHIIEEPMAAAIGSGLPVHEATGNMVVDIGGGTTEVAVISLGGIVTAQSIRVAGDELDNAIIQHIKKEYSLLLGERTAEQIKITIGSAYDLDTDEHTEIRGRDLVSGLPKTVVISAAEVRKAIEEPVNAIVDAVKTTLDKCPPELSGDVMDRGIVLTGGGALLRGLDERLRRETGMPIHIAEDPLDSVALGAGKCVEEFEALQQVLDAQPRR; this is encoded by the coding sequence ATGTCGTTCATCGGCCGTGACATGGCTGTCGACCTCGGGACCGCCAACACGCTGGTGTACGTCAGGGGTCGCGGGATCGTACTCAACGAGCCGTCCGTCGTCGCGATCAACACCAACACCGGTGGCATTCTCGCGGTCGGCGCGGAGGCCAAGAAGATGATCGGGCGGACCCCCGGCAACATCGTTGCCGTACGTCCGCTGAAGGACGGCGTCATCGCCGACTTCGAGATCACCGAGCGCATGCTCCGCTACTTCATCCTGAAGATCCACAAGCGGCGCTACCTCGCCCGCCCCCGTGTCGTCGTCTGTGTGCCCTCCGGTATCACGGGAGTCGAGCGCCGTGCCGTCATCGAGGCGTCGTCCCAGGCCGGCGCCCGCCAGGTGCACATCATCGAGGAGCCCATGGCCGCGGCCATCGGTTCCGGCCTGCCGGTCCACGAGGCCACGGGCAACATGGTGGTGGACATCGGCGGCGGCACCACGGAGGTCGCGGTGATCTCGCTCGGCGGCATCGTCACCGCCCAGTCCATCCGCGTCGCGGGCGACGAACTGGACAACGCGATCATCCAGCACATCAAGAAGGAGTACAGCCTCCTCCTCGGTGAGCGGACCGCGGAACAGATCAAGATCACGATCGGTTCGGCGTACGACCTCGACACCGACGAGCACACCGAGATCCGTGGCCGCGACCTCGTCTCCGGGCTGCCCAAGACCGTGGTCATCTCCGCGGCCGAAGTCCGCAAGGCGATCGAGGAGCCGGTCAACGCGATCGTCGACGCCGTGAAGACCACGCTCGACAAGTGCCCGCCCGAGCTGTCGGGCGACGTCATGGACCGCGGAATCGTTCTGACCGGCGGTGGAGCCCTGCTGCGGGGTCTCGACGAGCGGCTGCGCCGCGAGACCGGCATGCCGATCCACATCGCCGAGGACCCGCTGGACAGCGTGGCGCTCGGCGCCGGCAAGTGCGTCGAGGAGTTCGAGGCACTCCAGCAGGTGCTGGACGCCCAGCCGCGCAGATGA
- the mreC gene encoding rod shape-determining protein MreC: MRDTRESRLLLVLLIAIAFALITVDIRGGEDSPVQGARQAAATVFGPIENGVSSAVDPVGNAITAVRDSDDRHDRVARLEHDNAALKAKLGSDDRNRSRLGQLDKMLRMAGDGQYGIKGAEVIAIGAAQGFSWTVTIDVGANDGITRDMTVLNGDGLVGRITTVGPDTSTVLLANDPDFTVGTRMESSDELGFASGQGDRPLRVELLNGKAKIKKGDRMVTFGSQADKPFVPGVPVGVVSRVDPSGGGLTRTVYVTPYASFTKLDIVGVVVRAPRKDPRDEVLPPKPRPTPTPTVTVTVTPSASAPLDGQQQQQ; this comes from the coding sequence GTGAGGGACACACGAGAGAGCCGGCTGCTCCTGGTGCTGCTGATCGCCATCGCGTTCGCTCTGATCACGGTGGACATCCGGGGCGGAGAGGACTCACCGGTCCAGGGTGCCCGTCAGGCCGCCGCGACGGTCTTCGGCCCGATCGAGAACGGGGTGTCCTCCGCGGTCGACCCCGTCGGCAACGCGATCACCGCGGTCCGTGACTCGGACGACCGGCACGACCGCGTCGCCCGGCTCGAACACGACAACGCGGCGCTGAAGGCGAAACTCGGCAGCGACGACCGCAACCGCAGCCGGTTGGGCCAGCTCGACAAGATGCTGCGCATGGCCGGCGACGGACAGTACGGCATCAAGGGCGCCGAGGTCATCGCCATAGGAGCGGCCCAGGGCTTCTCCTGGACCGTGACGATCGACGTCGGCGCGAACGACGGCATCACCCGCGACATGACCGTCCTGAACGGGGACGGACTGGTCGGACGCATCACCACCGTCGGCCCCGACACCTCCACCGTCCTGCTCGCCAACGACCCCGACTTCACGGTCGGCACCCGCATGGAGTCGAGCGACGAACTCGGCTTCGCCTCCGGCCAGGGCGACCGCCCGCTGCGCGTCGAACTGCTCAACGGCAAGGCGAAGATCAAGAAGGGCGACCGGATGGTCACCTTCGGGTCCCAGGCCGACAAGCCCTTCGTGCCGGGCGTCCCGGTCGGCGTGGTCTCCCGCGTCGACCCCTCCGGCGGCGGCCTGACCCGCACGGTCTACGTGACGCCGTACGCCTCGTTCACGAAGCTCGACATCGTCGGCGTCGTCGTCCGGGCCCCCCGCAAGGACCCCCGCGACGAGGTCCTGCCCCCCAAGCCCAGACCGACGCCCACGCCGACCGTGACCGTCACGGTCACCCCCTCGGCGAGCGCCCCCCTCGACGGCCAGCAGCAACAGCAGTAG
- the mreD gene encoding rod shape-determining protein MreD, with protein MRLNRMLLSTTLVVVALVIQVSVLARLHLPGAVPDLVLLTVLALAMVYGHVGGALIGFGAGLLADLAPPSDHAAGRYALVLCVIGYLAGLVKPENGQLKSATGPMAVVVAAAVGSTLLYAGVGALVGDTAARHVGLGGLLFSAALYDLLLAPFVVPGLMALARRAENNPLGESGTSAKAADVSSGWLASGTGLRIGSQRGMRVKAARARVARAGRIKGVKRL; from the coding sequence ATGCGTCTCAACCGGATGCTGCTCTCCACCACCCTGGTGGTCGTCGCCCTGGTGATCCAGGTGAGCGTCCTCGCCCGTCTCCACCTCCCCGGCGCGGTGCCGGACCTGGTCCTGCTGACCGTGCTGGCCCTCGCGATGGTCTACGGCCACGTCGGCGGCGCCCTCATCGGCTTCGGCGCGGGCCTGCTCGCCGACCTCGCGCCCCCCTCCGACCACGCGGCCGGCCGCTACGCCCTCGTGCTGTGCGTCATCGGCTACCTCGCCGGTCTGGTGAAGCCGGAGAACGGCCAGCTCAAGTCCGCGACCGGACCGATGGCCGTGGTCGTCGCCGCCGCGGTCGGTTCCACCCTGCTCTACGCCGGTGTCGGCGCCCTCGTCGGCGACACCGCGGCCCGTCACGTGGGCCTCGGCGGCCTGCTGTTCTCGGCCGCGCTCTACGACCTGCTGCTCGCCCCCTTCGTGGTGCCGGGGCTGATGGCGCTGGCCCGGCGTGCCGAGAACAACCCGCTCGGCGAGTCCGGCACGTCCGCGAAGGCCGCCGACGTGTCCTCGGGATGGCTCGCCTCCGGCACCGGCCTGCGCATCGGCAGCCAGCGCGGTATGCGGGTCAAGGCGGCCAGGGCGCGCGTCGCCCGCGCGGGGCGCATCAAGGGGGTCAAGCGACTGTGA
- the mrdA gene encoding penicillin-binding protein 2, whose protein sequence is MTNIPETGRTPRVQIRLVVIQILVLSLLGTLGGRLWYLQIRNGDEYAKEASGNHVQQVVQPAVRGSILDARGVPIADNETRLVVSASRTDLLKMKDDGKAVLTKLAGVLGEKPEDIIQKVRLCDAKTPQPCWNGSPYQPIPITDEATAKQALQIRERSEDFPGITAEPEAVRRYAAPGKSNAAQVLGYLSPVTDAEITKAKDSDSPYLRSDQVGRSGLERQYDKELRGKAGITRYEVDNLGRVIGKAKSDKAESGANLVTSIDARVQRVAEYELNNAMKIARTQYDKITSENYKADSGAVVVMEAKTGRIVAMASNPTYDPNAWVGGISAKDYQQLTGKGSDYPLLNRAIQGQSAPGSTFKVVSTAAAVEAGYDFDGHYPCTSSYSVGSQVFKNFEGENFGPISLGRALEVSCDTVFYGLADNEWKKDGGINPKKTPKDFFYKAAHQFGLGKETGVDLPNEVTGRVPDRQWKQSYWKANKAVWCKTGKKDGDYVQKIAYENCLEGNKMREGDSINYSIGQGDTLVTPIQEAMIYGALANGGTVHTPTIGKAIVSADGKSVKEIKPRTRGRLPISKATLKGMDAALEGVVTRGTAAWKFGGWPQDKIPLHAKTGTAEVYGKQTTSWLATYSKDYTIVMTIAQAGTGSGASGEAVRNIYNALYGVSPDGAIDKKKALLPTPQKSLPKIQPDGSVDSPEISKDPAKDQQANKKDTSGTADQNQDGATTPSPNTSNRDTRRRSQRPRKRRRTRILT, encoded by the coding sequence GTGACCAACATCCCCGAGACCGGCAGGACCCCACGGGTCCAGATCCGACTCGTCGTCATCCAGATTCTCGTGCTCTCCCTCCTCGGTACCCTCGGCGGCCGCCTCTGGTACCTCCAGATCCGCAACGGCGACGAGTACGCCAAGGAAGCCTCCGGCAACCACGTCCAGCAGGTCGTCCAGCCCGCCGTGCGCGGCTCGATCCTCGACGCGCGGGGTGTGCCGATCGCCGACAACGAGACCCGGCTGGTGGTCTCCGCCTCGCGCACCGACCTGCTGAAGATGAAGGACGACGGCAAGGCGGTGCTGACCAAGCTCGCCGGCGTGCTCGGCGAGAAGCCCGAGGACATCATCCAGAAGGTCCGGCTGTGCGACGCGAAGACCCCGCAGCCCTGCTGGAACGGCTCGCCCTACCAGCCGATCCCCATCACGGACGAGGCCACCGCCAAGCAGGCCCTGCAGATCCGTGAGCGCTCCGAGGACTTCCCCGGCATCACCGCCGAACCCGAGGCGGTACGGCGCTACGCCGCTCCGGGCAAGTCCAACGCCGCCCAGGTCCTCGGCTACCTCTCGCCGGTCACGGACGCCGAGATCACCAAGGCCAAGGACAGCGACTCGCCGTACCTGCGCTCCGACCAGGTCGGCCGCTCCGGCCTGGAACGCCAGTACGACAAGGAACTGCGCGGCAAGGCCGGCATCACCCGCTACGAGGTCGACAACCTGGGCCGCGTCATCGGCAAGGCCAAGAGCGACAAGGCCGAGTCCGGCGCGAACCTCGTCACCAGCATCGACGCCCGCGTCCAGCGCGTCGCCGAGTACGAGCTGAACAACGCGATGAAGATCGCTCGTACCCAGTACGACAAGATCACCAGCGAGAACTACAAGGCCGACTCCGGCGCGGTCGTCGTGATGGAGGCCAAGACCGGCCGGATCGTCGCCATGGCGTCCAACCCGACGTACGACCCGAACGCCTGGGTCGGCGGCATCTCCGCCAAGGACTACCAGCAGCTGACCGGCAAGGGTTCCGACTACCCGCTGCTCAACAGGGCCATACAGGGTCAGTCCGCGCCCGGCTCGACGTTCAAGGTCGTCTCCACGGCCGCCGCGGTCGAGGCCGGCTACGACTTCGACGGCCACTACCCGTGCACCAGCTCGTACTCCGTCGGCAGCCAGGTCTTCAAGAACTTCGAGGGCGAGAACTTCGGCCCCATCTCCCTCGGCCGGGCCCTCGAGGTCTCCTGCGACACCGTCTTCTACGGCCTCGCGGACAACGAGTGGAAGAAGGACGGCGGCATCAACCCGAAGAAGACCCCCAAGGACTTCTTCTACAAGGCCGCCCACCAGTTCGGCCTCGGCAAGGAGACCGGCGTCGACCTGCCGAACGAGGTCACCGGCCGCGTCCCCGACCGCCAGTGGAAGCAGAGCTACTGGAAGGCCAACAAGGCCGTCTGGTGCAAGACCGGCAAGAAGGACGGCGACTACGTCCAGAAGATCGCGTACGAGAACTGCCTCGAAGGCAACAAGATGCGCGAGGGCGACTCGATCAACTACTCCATCGGTCAGGGCGACACCCTCGTCACCCCGATCCAGGAGGCCATGATCTACGGGGCGCTCGCCAACGGCGGCACCGTGCACACGCCCACCATCGGCAAGGCGATCGTCAGCGCCGACGGCAAGAGCGTCAAGGAGATCAAGCCTCGGACCCGCGGCCGACTGCCGATCAGCAAGGCCACGCTCAAGGGCATGGACGCCGCCCTGGAAGGCGTCGTCACCCGCGGTACGGCCGCCTGGAAGTTCGGCGGCTGGCCGCAGGACAAGATCCCGCTGCACGCCAAGACCGGTACCGCCGAGGTCTACGGCAAGCAGACCACGTCCTGGCTCGCCACGTACTCCAAGGACTACACGATCGTCATGACGATCGCCCAGGCCGGTACGGGTTCCGGCGCCTCCGGTGAAGCCGTGCGCAACATCTACAACGCCCTGTACGGCGTCTCGCCCGACGGTGCCATCGACAAGAAGAAGGCCCTGCTCCCCACCCCGCAGAAGAGCCTTCCCAAGATCCAGCCCGACGGTTCGGTCGACTCCCCGGAGATCTCCAAGGACCCGGCCAAGGACCAACAGGCCAACAAGAAGGACACCTCCGGCACCGCCGACCAGAACCAGGACGGAGCCACCACGCCGTCGCCGAACACCAGCAACCGCGACACCCGCAGGCGTTCGCAGCGCCCGCGGAAGCGGCGGAGGACGAGGATCCTGACATGA
- the rodA gene encoding rod shape-determining protein RodA, translating into MTGANNFSVSGYGPERGGMSRLLARDSLARRLDWPILLSAVALSLIGSALVYSATRNRTEINQGDPYYFLIRHLMNTGIGIALMIGTVWLGHRTLRTAVPILYGLSVFMILLVLTPLGATINGQRNWLVAGGLSLQPAEFTKITIILGMAMLLATRVDAGDKQYPDHRTVLQALGLAAVPMMIVMLMPDLGTIMVAVIIVLGVLLASGASNRWVFGLLGAGALGAVAIWQLKILDEYQINRFAAFANPDLDPAGVGYNTNQARIAIGSGGLFGTGLGHGSQTTGQFVPEQQTDFVFTVAGEELGFVGAGLILFLLGVVLWRACRIARETTELYGTIVAAGIIAWFAFQAFENIGMTLGIMPVAGLPLPFVSYGGSSMFAVWVAVGLLQSIRVQRPMSA; encoded by the coding sequence ATGACCGGAGCGAACAACTTCTCCGTCTCCGGGTACGGCCCCGAGCGCGGCGGCATGTCCCGGCTCCTCGCCCGCGACTCGCTGGCCCGCCGCCTCGACTGGCCGATACTGCTCTCGGCCGTCGCGCTCTCGCTGATCGGCTCGGCCCTCGTCTACTCGGCGACCCGCAACCGCACCGAGATCAACCAGGGCGACCCGTACTACTTCCTCATCCGCCACCTCATGAACACCGGCATCGGCATCGCGCTGATGATCGGCACGGTCTGGCTCGGTCACCGCACCCTGCGCACCGCGGTCCCGATCCTCTACGGCCTGTCGGTCTTCATGATCCTGCTGGTGCTCACCCCGCTCGGCGCGACGATCAACGGCCAGCGCAACTGGCTCGTCGCGGGCGGTCTGTCGCTCCAGCCCGCCGAGTTCACCAAGATCACGATCATCCTGGGCATGGCGATGCTGCTGGCCACCCGGGTGGACGCGGGTGACAAGCAGTACCCCGACCACCGCACGGTGCTCCAGGCGCTGGGCCTCGCGGCCGTCCCGATGATGATCGTGATGCTCATGCCCGACCTCGGCACGATCATGGTCGCGGTCATCATCGTGCTCGGTGTGCTGCTCGCCTCCGGCGCCTCCAACCGCTGGGTGTTCGGCCTGCTCGGCGCCGGCGCGCTGGGAGCGGTGGCGATCTGGCAGCTCAAGATCCTCGACGAGTACCAGATCAACCGTTTCGCCGCCTTCGCCAACCCCGACCTCGACCCGGCCGGCGTCGGCTACAACACCAACCAGGCGCGGATCGCGATCGGCTCCGGCGGGCTCTTCGGCACCGGCCTGGGGCACGGTTCCCAGACGACGGGCCAGTTCGTGCCCGAACAGCAGACGGACTTCGTCTTCACGGTCGCGGGCGAGGAACTGGGCTTCGTGGGCGCCGGTCTCATCCTGTTCCTGCTGGGCGTCGTGCTCTGGCGGGCCTGCCGCATCGCGCGCGAGACCACCGAGCTGTACGGCACGATCGTCGCCGCCGGCATCATCGCCTGGTTCGCCTTCCAGGCCTTCGAGAACATCGGCATGACGCTCGGCATCATGCCGGTCGCCGGTCTCCCCCTCCCCTTCGTCTCCTACGGCGGCTCATCGATGTTCGCGGTATGGGTGGCGGTGGGCCTGTTGCAGTCGATCAGAGTCCAACGGCCCATGTCGGCGTAG
- a CDS encoding CYTH and CHAD domain-containing protein codes for MADTKREIERKYEGPPTGGDPALPDLTRVPGVSGVIDKGVADLDATYYDTADQRLAAASLTLRRRTGGDDAGWHLKLPVSEGVRDEIRAPLADTVPRSLSALVRSRVREAELVPVVRLLSARDVRHLVDGSGALLAEVSVDRVRAERLSGGTGVAEWTEIEVELADDGDPAFLDKVEKKLRKAGLERSSSKSKLARALSDTATEATADVTDTADVTDTAVKRGKGHQRDKPADRAPRTAGDHVLAYLRTQRDAIIELDPAVRRDLHDSVHSMRVATRRMRSAFRSYGKILDRAVTDPIGAELKWLAGELGVGRDQEVLAERLTTALDDLPDDLLTGPVRDRLRNWSRAGGDGSRRHLIAVLDGGRYLDLLAALDGVVTDPPLLKAAAGDPTKVITKAVRKDFAKVSALVAQALDLPPGADRDLAMHEARKKAKRTRYAAEAAAPALGGPAAGLVKSMKSLQSLLGDHQDSVMARETLRDLAAQAHAAGESAFTYGVLYGREERRAAAVEAAFPGEWEPIAGGGGI; via the coding sequence ATGGCGGACACCAAGCGAGAAATCGAGCGGAAGTACGAGGGTCCCCCCACCGGAGGCGACCCGGCCCTGCCGGACCTGACCCGCGTCCCCGGAGTCTCGGGCGTCATCGACAAGGGCGTGGCGGACCTCGACGCCACCTACTACGACACGGCCGACCAGCGACTCGCCGCCGCCTCCCTCACCCTGCGCCGACGCACCGGCGGCGACGACGCCGGCTGGCACCTCAAACTCCCCGTCTCCGAAGGCGTCCGCGACGAGATCCGCGCCCCGCTCGCCGACACCGTCCCCCGCTCCCTGTCCGCCCTCGTACGTTCCCGGGTGCGCGAAGCCGAACTGGTCCCCGTCGTACGTCTGCTGTCGGCCCGGGACGTCCGCCACCTCGTCGACGGCTCCGGCGCCCTGCTCGCCGAGGTCAGCGTCGACCGCGTCCGGGCGGAGCGCCTCAGCGGCGGCACCGGTGTCGCCGAGTGGACGGAGATCGAGGTGGAGCTCGCCGACGACGGTGATCCGGCCTTCCTCGACAAGGTGGAGAAGAAGCTCCGCAAGGCGGGCCTCGAACGCTCCTCCTCCAAGTCCAAACTCGCCAGGGCCCTCAGCGACACGGCCACCGAGGCCACCGCGGACGTCACGGACACCGCGGACGTCACGGACACCGCGGTGAAGCGGGGGAAGGGCCACCAGCGCGACAAGCCCGCGGACCGCGCCCCGCGGACGGCCGGCGACCACGTCCTCGCCTACCTCCGCACCCAGCGCGACGCGATCATCGAACTGGACCCCGCCGTCCGCCGCGACCTGCACGACTCCGTCCACAGCATGCGCGTCGCCACCCGCCGTATGCGCAGCGCCTTCCGCTCGTACGGCAAGATCCTCGACCGCGCCGTCACCGACCCGATCGGCGCGGAACTGAAGTGGCTCGCCGGTGAACTGGGCGTCGGCCGCGACCAGGAAGTCCTCGCCGAACGCCTGACGACGGCACTCGACGACCTCCCGGACGACCTGCTCACCGGCCCCGTCCGCGATCGGCTGCGCAACTGGTCGCGGGCGGGCGGTGACGGTTCCCGACGCCATCTGATCGCCGTTCTGGACGGCGGCCGCTACCTGGACCTGCTGGCGGCGCTGGACGGTGTGGTGACCGACCCGCCCCTGCTGAAGGCCGCGGCGGGCGACCCCACGAAGGTGATCACCAAGGCCGTACGGAAGGACTTCGCGAAGGTCTCCGCCCTGGTCGCCCAAGCCCTCGACCTGCCTCCGGGCGCCGACCGCGACCTCGCGATGCACGAGGCCCGCAAGAAGGCCAAGCGCACCCGGTACGCCGCCGAGGCCGCCGCCCCCGCCCTCGGCGGACCCGCCGCCGGCCTGGTCAAGTCGATGAAGTCGCTGCAGAGCCTGCTCGGCGACCACCAGGACAGCGTGATGGCCCGCGAGACACTGCGCGACCTGGCCGCCCAGGCCCACGCGGCGGGCGAGAGCGCGTTCACGTACGGGGTGCTGTACGGACGTGAGGAACGGCGCGCGGCGGCGGTCGAGGCGGCGTTCCCGGGGGAGTGGGAGCCGATCGCGGGCGGCGGCGGGATCTGA
- a CDS encoding TIGR03960 family B12-binding radical SAM protein, protein MPAEAAVSVFPQLEALLPHVQKPIQYVGGELNSTVKPWEACDVRWALMYPDAYEVGLPNQGVMILYEVLNEREGVLAERTYSVWPDLEELMREHRVPQFTVDSHRPVKAFDVFGLSFSTELGYTNMLTALDLAGIPLESKDRTLDDPIVLAGGHAAFNPEPIADFIDAAIIGDGEQAVLDMTEIIRAWKAEGRPGGREEVLLRLAKTGNVYIPAFYDVEYLADGRIARVVPNRSGVPWRVSKHTVMDLDEWPYPKQPLVPLAETVHERMSVEIFRGCTRGCRFCQAGMITRPVRERSITGIGDMVEKGLKATGFEEVGLLSLSSADHSEIGDLAKGLADRYEEDKIGLSLPSTRVDAFNVDLANELTRNGRRSGLTFAPEGGSERMRKVINKMVSEEDLIRTVSTAYGNGWRQVKLYFMCGLPTETDEDVLQIADMAMNVIAEGRKVSGQNDIRCTVSIGGFVPKPHTPFQWAPQLSAEQTDDRLAKLRDKIRGDKKYGRSIGFRYHDGKPGIVEGLLSRGDRRIGSVIRAVYEDGGRFDGWREHFSYDRWMACAEKTLPAQGVDVDWYTTRERTYEEVLPWDHLDSGLDKDWLWEDWQDALDETEVEDCRWTPCFDCGVCPQMDTAIQIGPTGKKLLPLTVKNAAPAPASSGHSH, encoded by the coding sequence ATGCCTGCCGAAGCCGCTGTGTCGGTGTTTCCACAGCTCGAAGCTCTGCTCCCGCATGTGCAGAAGCCGATCCAGTACGTCGGCGGGGAGCTCAACTCCACGGTCAAGCCGTGGGAGGCCTGCGACGTCCGCTGGGCGCTGATGTACCCCGACGCCTACGAGGTCGGACTGCCCAACCAGGGCGTCATGATCCTCTACGAGGTCCTCAACGAGCGCGAGGGCGTCCTCGCCGAGCGCACCTACAGCGTCTGGCCGGACCTGGAGGAGCTGATGCGCGAGCACCGGGTCCCCCAGTTCACGGTGGACAGCCACCGCCCGGTGAAGGCCTTCGACGTGTTCGGGCTGTCCTTCTCCACGGAGCTGGGCTACACGAACATGCTGACGGCCCTGGACCTGGCCGGGATCCCCCTGGAGTCCAAGGACCGCACGCTCGACGACCCGATCGTGCTGGCCGGCGGTCACGCGGCCTTCAACCCCGAGCCCATCGCCGACTTCATCGACGCGGCGATCATCGGTGACGGCGAGCAGGCCGTGCTCGACATGACCGAGATCATCCGGGCCTGGAAGGCGGAGGGCCGCCCGGGCGGCCGCGAGGAGGTCCTCCTCCGCCTGGCGAAGACGGGCAACGTCTACATCCCGGCGTTCTACGACGTCGAGTACCTCGCCGACGGCCGGATCGCCCGGGTCGTGCCCAACAGGTCGGGCGTCCCGTGGCGTGTGTCGAAGCACACGGTCATGGACCTCGACGAGTGGCCCTACCCCAAGCAGCCGCTGGTGCCCCTCGCCGAGACGGTCCACGAGCGGATGTCCGTGGAGATCTTCCGGGGTTGCACGCGCGGCTGCCGCTTCTGCCAGGCGGGCATGATCACCCGCCCGGTCCGTGAGCGTTCCATCACGGGCATCGGCGACATGGTCGAGAAGGGTCTCAAGGCGACGGGTTTCGAGGAGGTGGGCCTGCTCTCGCTGTCCTCCGCGGACCACAGCGAGATCGGTGACCTCGCCAAGGGCCTGGCGGACCGGTACGAGGAGGACAAGATCGGCCTCTCCCTCCCCTCCACCCGCGTCGACGCCTTCAACGTGGACCTGGCGAACGAGCTGACGCGCAACGGCCGCCGCTCGGGCCTGACCTTCGCCCCCGAGGGTGGCTCGGAGCGCATGCGCAAGGTCATCAACAAGATGGTCTCGGAGGAGGACCTGATCCGGACCGTCTCCACCGCCTACGGCAACGGCTGGCGCCAGGTGAAGCTGTACTTCATGTGCGGCCTGCCGACCGAGACGGACGAGGACGTCCTGCAGATCGCCGACATGGCGATGAACGTGATCGCCGAGGGTCGCAAGGTCTCCGGCCAGAACGACATCCGCTGCACGGTCTCGATCGGCGGCTTCGTCCCCAAGCCGCACACGCCCTTCCAGTGGGCCCCGCAGCTCTCCGCCGAACAGACGGACGACCGCCTCGCGAAGCTCCGCGACAAGATCCGCGGCGACAAGAAGTACGGCCGCTCCATCGGCTTCCGCTACCACGACGGCAAGCCCGGCATCGTGGAGGGCCTGCTCTCCCGCGGTGACCGCCGCATCGGCTCGGTCATCCGCGCCGTCTACGAGGACGGCGGCCGCTTCGACGGCTGGCGCGAGCACTTCTCGTACGACCGCTGGATGGCCTGCGCCGAGAAGACCCTCCCCGCGCAGGGCGTGGACGTCGACTGGTACACGACCCGCGAGCGCACCTACGAGGAGGTCCTCCCCTGGGACCACCTCGACTCCGGCCTCGACAAGGACTGGCTCTGGGAGGACTGGCAGGACGCCCTCGACGAGACCGAGGTCGAGGACTGCCGCTGGACACCGTGCTTCGACTGCGGCGTCTGCCCTCAGATGGACACGGCCATACAAATCGGCCCGACCGGCAAGAAGTTGCTGCCTCTGACGGTCAAGAACGCTGCGCCGGCGCCCGCTTCGAGCGGTCACTCTCACTGA